In Methylococcus geothermalis, one genomic interval encodes:
- the folK gene encoding 2-amino-4-hydroxy-6-hydroxymethyldihydropteridine diphosphokinase, with product MSSESKAYIGLGGNLGDAAETVRKARRAVRAVPGVRELAFSSLYRSAPMGPSDQPDYVNAVMAVVTTLAPLDLLRALQQIEQTSGRVRTGERWGPRTLDLDLLLYDDLVLDSEILTIPHPGIAEREFVLYPLAEIAPDVYIPHHGPLRELVQNCPRRGLTVIAHD from the coding sequence ATGAGCAGCGAAAGCAAGGCTTACATCGGTCTCGGCGGCAATCTCGGCGACGCGGCCGAAACCGTGCGGAAGGCCCGGCGAGCGGTGCGAGCCGTGCCTGGGGTGAGGGAACTCGCTTTTTCCAGCCTTTACCGCAGCGCGCCCATGGGCCCGAGCGACCAGCCGGATTACGTCAACGCCGTCATGGCCGTCGTCACCACGCTGGCACCGCTGGATCTGCTGCGCGCCTTGCAGCAGATCGAGCAGACGAGCGGCCGGGTCCGCACCGGCGAGCGCTGGGGCCCCAGGACGCTCGACCTCGATCTTCTGCTCTATGACGACCTCGTGCTCGACTCGGAAATCTTGACGATTCCCCATCCCGGCATCGCGGAACGGGAGTTCGTGCTGTATCCGCTGGCCGAAATCGCACCCGACGTCTACATCCCCCACCACGGCCCCTTGCGCGAACTGGTGCAAAACTGCCCGCGCAGGGGCCTGACGGTCATCGCCCATGACTGA
- a CDS encoding TonB-dependent receptor, whose product MLRRFSLSLLAMALAAPLRAEDVPQSADMLPGNGKDPAVPKAEPAPVQLEPVVVSSPLEEKVSEMARPVTVLTDQQLRLKIGNTIGETLKQEAGVTSESFGPGVGIPVIRGQTGPRVQVMTNSIGTGDVSQISPDHANAVEPVLADRVEVLRGPATLLYGSGAIGGIVNVIDNRIPSLVPDKLMTATGEQRFNSVSGQTTTNLKVEGGQDLVSYHLDGFYRDGNNLHIGGPAIAETQARKTDLALEGSPIQNAYGVIPNTENRAKGGSAGFSLVGEPGFAGVSINYLGNNYGIPPDGSPGAGDTRINLKASRYDFKSELNAPVDFVQTVRMRFGHINYTHTELDDSVAAARFDKTTNEGRLEVVHQPIGIVKGVVGLQMSSADFEAIEIGSPDALVPKSQLGSYGVFAVESFELGAGLYELGLRGESNSVDPQGGPNRSYAPISASGSGQWKLDDVNTVSFAATRSQRAPQVQELFSHGVHDATHSYERGDPNLIPETSYNLDWGYRFKGSSVSAELNVFQNFVNDYIYQQITDQVFNEDTEQFENVCTRPGACFPVVQTTQAGAYFLGYEGNVKFPLMENRYGVLDLTLFSDFTRGQFVNGGNVPRMPPLRYGFQLDYAYDEHWSGNLRLTRGEKQIYPGPNDAMTNGYVLLNLGVQYEVKAFKDADVLVFAQGNNLLNDNLRNSTSYLRYFAPEPGRGAELGIRVTY is encoded by the coding sequence ATGCTCAGACGATTTTCCCTATCCCTGCTCGCCATGGCTCTCGCTGCGCCGCTTCGCGCCGAGGATGTTCCGCAATCGGCGGACATGCTCCCCGGCAACGGAAAGGACCCAGCGGTCCCCAAGGCGGAGCCGGCTCCGGTGCAGCTCGAACCGGTCGTGGTCAGCAGTCCGCTGGAAGAGAAGGTCTCGGAAATGGCCCGGCCGGTGACGGTGCTGACGGACCAGCAGCTACGGCTGAAGATCGGCAATACGATCGGTGAAACCCTCAAGCAGGAAGCCGGCGTGACCAGCGAATCCTTCGGTCCGGGCGTGGGCATACCGGTGATCCGCGGCCAGACCGGGCCTCGCGTCCAGGTGATGACCAACAGCATCGGTACCGGCGACGTGTCGCAGATCAGCCCGGACCATGCCAATGCGGTGGAACCGGTGCTGGCCGACCGCGTCGAAGTACTGCGCGGTCCGGCGACCCTGCTGTACGGGAGCGGGGCGATCGGCGGCATCGTCAACGTCATCGACAACCGCATTCCCTCGCTGGTGCCGGACAAGCTGATGACGGCGACGGGAGAGCAGCGCTTCAATTCGGTCTCGGGCCAGACCACGACCAATCTCAAGGTCGAAGGCGGCCAGGATCTGGTGTCCTATCATCTGGACGGGTTCTACCGCGACGGCAACAACCTGCACATCGGCGGTCCCGCGATCGCCGAGACCCAGGCCCGCAAGACCGACCTCGCGCTGGAAGGCAGTCCAATCCAGAATGCCTATGGTGTCATCCCCAACACCGAAAATCGCGCCAAGGGCGGTTCCGCCGGATTTTCGCTGGTGGGCGAGCCTGGCTTCGCCGGGGTGTCGATCAACTACCTCGGCAACAACTACGGCATTCCGCCCGACGGTTCGCCCGGCGCGGGCGACACCCGGATCAACCTCAAGGCGTCGCGCTACGACTTCAAGAGCGAGCTGAACGCGCCGGTGGATTTCGTCCAGACCGTCCGCATGCGCTTCGGCCACATCAACTACACCCACACCGAGCTGGATGATAGCGTGGCGGCCGCCCGTTTCGACAAGACGACCAACGAAGGTCGTCTGGAGGTGGTGCACCAGCCGATCGGCATCGTCAAGGGCGTGGTCGGCCTGCAGATGAGCTCGGCGGATTTTGAGGCGATCGAGATCGGTTCCCCCGACGCGCTGGTACCCAAATCGCAACTCGGCAGCTACGGCGTGTTCGCCGTCGAATCCTTCGAGCTGGGCGCGGGGCTGTACGAGCTCGGACTCCGCGGAGAATCCAATTCCGTCGACCCGCAAGGCGGCCCCAACCGCAGCTATGCGCCGATCAGCGCCTCGGGCTCCGGGCAGTGGAAGCTCGATGATGTGAACACCGTCAGTTTCGCGGCGACCCGCTCGCAGCGGGCGCCGCAAGTGCAGGAGCTGTTCTCGCACGGGGTGCACGACGCGACCCACAGCTACGAGCGGGGCGATCCCAATCTGATCCCGGAGACTTCCTACAACCTGGATTGGGGCTACCGCTTCAAGGGGAGCAGCGTCAGCGCCGAGCTCAACGTGTTCCAGAACTTCGTGAACGACTACATCTACCAGCAGATCACGGACCAGGTGTTCAACGAAGATACCGAACAGTTCGAAAACGTATGCACCCGTCCGGGCGCCTGTTTCCCTGTGGTGCAGACCACTCAGGCAGGGGCCTATTTCCTGGGCTACGAAGGCAACGTCAAATTTCCGCTGATGGAAAACCGTTACGGGGTGCTGGACCTCACCCTGTTCAGCGACTTCACCCGCGGCCAGTTCGTCAACGGCGGCAACGTGCCGCGCATGCCGCCGCTGCGCTACGGCTTCCAGCTCGACTATGCCTACGACGAGCACTGGAGCGGCAACCTGCGCCTGACCCGGGGCGAGAAGCAGATCTATCCCGGTCCGAACGACGCCATGACCAACGGCTACGTGCTGCTCAATCTCGGCGTGCAGTACGAGGTGAAGGCGTTCAAGGACGCCGACGTGCTGGTCTTCGCCCAGGGCAACAACCTGCTCAACGACAACCTCCGCAACTCCACCTCCTACCTGCGCTATTTCGCGCCGGAACCGGGGCGCGGGGCGGAACTGGGGATCCGTGTCACCTATTGA
- the panD gene encoding aspartate 1-decarboxylase: MQTTMLKAKLHRARVTHSELEYEGSCAIDGALLDCAGIREYEQIHIYNVNNGERFTTYAIRATDGSGTISVNGAAARLAAVGDIVIICAYVGLNQAELAVYRPNLVYVNENNEITRTSHAIPVQAA, translated from the coding sequence ATGCAAACCACGATGTTGAAAGCCAAGTTGCACCGAGCGCGTGTGACCCATTCGGAGCTCGAATACGAAGGCTCCTGCGCCATCGACGGCGCCCTGCTCGACTGTGCCGGCATTCGCGAATACGAGCAAATCCATATCTACAACGTCAACAACGGCGAACGCTTCACCACCTATGCCATCCGCGCCACCGACGGCTCCGGCACCATCTCGGTCAATGGCGCCGCCGCCCGCCTCGCCGCCGTGGGCGATATCGTCATCATCTGCGCCTATGTCGGCTTGAACCAGGCCGAACTGGCCGTTTACCGCCCCAATCTGGTCTACGTCAACGAAAACAACGAAATCACCCGGACCAGCCACGCCATTCCGGTGCAGGCGGCCTGA
- the panB gene encoding 3-methyl-2-oxobutanoate hydroxymethyltransferase — protein sequence MTDPVSLPGLLAMKRRSEKIASLTCYDATAAALQDQAGIEVILVGDSLGNVIQGQPTTLGVTLDHMVYHTACVQRAARRALILADLPFMSYCTPEQAAHSAARLVREGGAQAVKLEGGRERLDIVRFLTDQNVPVCGHLGLQPQSIHRLGRYAVQGRDAESAKRIMEDACLLSEAGASLLVLECIPWELAQAITATVDIPTIGIGAGRHCDGQVLVWQDMLGMSARNLRFSKNFLAGNEGIREAVSAYVREVKTGLFPGDEHSFGRDET from the coding sequence ATGACTGATCCGGTTTCGCTGCCTGGCCTCCTCGCCATGAAGCGGCGGAGCGAGAAAATTGCCAGCCTCACCTGTTACGACGCCACCGCCGCGGCCTTGCAGGATCAAGCCGGCATCGAGGTCATCCTGGTCGGCGACTCGCTCGGCAATGTCATCCAGGGCCAGCCCACCACCCTCGGCGTCACGCTCGACCACATGGTGTACCACACCGCCTGCGTGCAACGGGCGGCGCGGCGCGCGCTGATTCTGGCCGACCTGCCCTTCATGAGCTACTGCACGCCGGAACAGGCTGCCCACAGCGCCGCCCGGCTGGTCCGGGAAGGCGGCGCTCAGGCGGTCAAGCTGGAAGGCGGACGGGAGCGGCTCGATATCGTCAGGTTCCTGACGGACCAGAACGTTCCGGTATGCGGCCACCTCGGGCTTCAGCCGCAATCCATCCACCGGCTGGGCCGCTATGCCGTGCAGGGCCGTGATGCCGAATCGGCGAAGCGCATCATGGAGGACGCCTGCCTGCTGAGTGAAGCCGGCGCATCGCTCCTGGTGCTCGAATGCATCCCATGGGAGCTGGCCCAGGCAATCACCGCGACCGTGGACATCCCCACCATCGGCATCGGCGCCGGGCGGCATTGCGACGGCCAGGTGCTGGTCTGGCAGGACATGCTGGGCATGAGCGCGCGGAACCTGCGCTTCTCCAAGAACTTCCTCGCCGGCAACGAAGGCATAAGAGAAGCAGTCTCGGCTTATGTGCGCGAAGTGAAGACCGGCCTTTTTCCGGGCGACGAGCACAGCTTCGGCCGCGACGAGACATGA
- the panC gene encoding pantoate--beta-alanine ligase has product MIIVRTKTELEPVVARWRAAGETIAFVPTMGNLHAGHLHLVDTARAQSDRVVVSIFVNPTQFAPGEDLAAYPRTPEQDIDHLRSRRADLLYLPEASDVYPESDQPATFVEVPGLSDQLCGQFRPGHFRGVATVVCKLLNRVRPDIALFGEKDFQQLAIIRQMVRDLDIPVRILGVPTVREPNGLAMSSRNGYLTPEERERAALIYHTLTQAADAMRRGARDYSRIEGEATDALEAGGFSVDYVSIRRQQDLAAPSAADDALVILAAARLGKARLIDNLLIFLDASH; this is encoded by the coding sequence ATGATCATCGTCCGTACCAAAACGGAACTGGAACCTGTCGTGGCGCGCTGGCGGGCCGCGGGCGAAACGATCGCCTTCGTCCCGACCATGGGAAATCTGCACGCGGGGCACCTCCACCTGGTGGACACGGCCAGGGCGCAGTCGGACCGGGTCGTCGTCAGCATCTTCGTCAATCCGACCCAGTTCGCGCCCGGCGAGGACCTGGCCGCCTATCCCCGCACCCCCGAGCAGGACATCGACCATCTCCGCAGCCGCCGGGCCGACCTGCTGTACCTCCCGGAAGCTTCCGACGTATACCCTGAGAGCGACCAGCCGGCGACTTTCGTTGAAGTGCCCGGCCTGTCGGACCAACTCTGTGGGCAGTTCCGGCCTGGCCATTTCCGCGGCGTCGCCACCGTCGTTTGCAAGCTGCTGAACCGGGTCCGGCCCGACATCGCCCTGTTCGGCGAAAAGGACTTCCAGCAACTGGCCATCATCCGCCAGATGGTACGCGATCTGGACATCCCGGTGAGGATTCTGGGTGTCCCAACGGTGCGCGAACCCAACGGCCTGGCCATGAGTTCCCGCAACGGTTATCTCACCCCCGAGGAAAGGGAACGCGCAGCGCTGATCTACCACACACTGACCCAAGCGGCTGATGCGATGCGCAGGGGCGCGCGGGACTACTCGCGTATCGAGGGGGAAGCCACCGATGCGCTCGAAGCCGGCGGTTTCTCGGTCGACTATGTCAGCATCCGGCGACAGCAAGACCTCGCCGCGCCTTCGGCGGCCGACGACGCCTTAGTGATTCTCGCGGCTGCGCGTTTGGGCAAAGCAAGGCTGATCGACAACCTCCTGATTTTTCTGGACGCAAGCCATTGA
- the folP gene encoding dihydropteroate synthase, whose amino-acid sequence MNRLLALLAQDRPLIMGILNVTPDSFSDGGLYDDVEQAVRRGVFMAGEGADVIDVGGESTRPGAEPVEAEVQIARVVPAIERLRVLLPERVAISIDTTLAEVARAALAAGADLINDVSAGRDDPAMLSLAAADGVPIVLMHMQGSPKTMQERPHYDDVVGEVLEFLLERAEAAGRAGVPRESILVDPGIGFGKRRDDNLKLMAHLDRFVAAGFPVLLGASRKRFMGAVCGETEPAALVPATVATTALGVSAGVKLFRVHDVKENRQAADVAAAIRRAR is encoded by the coding sequence ATGAACCGATTGCTCGCCTTGCTCGCCCAGGATCGCCCCTTGATCATGGGTATCCTCAACGTCACGCCCGACAGTTTCTCCGATGGCGGCTTGTACGACGACGTCGAGCAGGCCGTCCGCCGCGGCGTGTTCATGGCGGGAGAGGGTGCCGACGTGATCGACGTGGGCGGGGAGTCGACCAGGCCGGGGGCGGAACCGGTCGAGGCCGAGGTCCAGATCGCCCGCGTGGTTCCCGCCATCGAGCGCCTGCGGGTGCTGCTCCCCGAGCGGGTGGCGATCAGCATCGACACGACGCTGGCGGAAGTGGCCCGTGCGGCCCTGGCGGCGGGTGCGGACCTGATCAACGACGTTTCGGCCGGTCGGGACGATCCGGCCATGCTGTCGCTCGCGGCGGCGGATGGGGTGCCGATCGTGCTGATGCACATGCAGGGTAGCCCTAAGACCATGCAGGAGCGGCCGCATTACGACGACGTCGTGGGCGAAGTGTTGGAATTCCTGCTGGAGCGGGCGGAGGCGGCCGGGCGCGCCGGCGTCCCGCGCGAGTCCATCCTGGTCGACCCGGGCATCGGCTTCGGCAAGCGCCGGGATGACAATCTGAAGCTGATGGCCCATCTGGACCGCTTCGTGGCGGCCGGTTTTCCGGTATTGCTGGGCGCTAGCCGGAAGCGCTTCATGGGAGCGGTCTGTGGCGAGACCGAGCCGGCGGCCCTGGTGCCCGCGACGGTTGCCACCACGGCGCTGGGCGTCTCGGCCGGCGTGAAACTCTTCAGGGTTCACGACGTGAAGGAAAACCGGCAGGCGGCGGATGTCGCGGCCGCGATCCGCCGCGCGCGGTAG